From Sus scrofa isolate TJ Tabasco breed Duroc chromosome 18, Sscrofa11.1, whole genome shotgun sequence, a single genomic window includes:
- the PGAM2 gene encoding phosphoglycerate mutase 2 isoform X1 produces MATHRLVMVRHGESTWNQENRFCGWFDAELSEKGAEEAKRGAHAIKDAKMEFDICYTSVLKRAIRTLWTILDGTDQMWLPVVRTWRLNERHYGGLTGLNKAETAAKHGEEQVKIWRRSFDIPPPPMDEKHPYYSSISKERRYAGLKPGELPTCESLKDTIARALPFWNDEIAPQIKAGKRVLIAAHGNSLRGIVKHLEGMSDQAIMELNLPTGIPIVYELDQALKPTKPMRFLGDEETVRKAMEAVAAQGKAK; encoded by the exons atGGCCACCCACCGCCTCGTGATGGTTCGGCACGGCGAGAGCACCTGGAACCAGGAGAACCGCTTCTGCGGCTGGTTTGACGCGGAGCTGAGCGAGAAGGGGGCCGAGGAGGCCAAGAGGGGGGCCCATGCCATCAAGGACGCAAAGATGGAATTTGACATCTGCTACACGTCGGTGCTGAAGCGGGCCATACGCACCCTCTGGACCATCCTGGACGGCACGGACCAGATGTGGCTGCCCGTGGTGCGCACCTGGCGCCTCAACGAGCGGCACTACGGGGGGCTCACCGGCCTCAACAAGGCGGAGACGGCCGCCAAGCACGGGGAGGAGCAGGTGAAGATCTGGAGGCGCTCCTTCGACATCCCACCGCCCCCCATGGATGAGAAGCACCCCTACTACAGCTCCATCAGCAAG GAGCGGCGGTACGCAGGCCTGAAGCCCGGGGAACTGCCCACGTGCGAGAGCCTCAAGGACACCATTGCCCGGGCCCTGCCCTTCTGGAACGATGAGATCGCGCCCCAGATCAAGGCAGGCAAGAGAGTGCTCATCGCAGCCCACGGGAACAGCCTGCGGGGCATCGTCAAGCATCTGGAAG GGATGTCCGACCAGGCCATCATGGAGCTGAACCTGCCCACAGGGATCCCCATCGTGTACGAGCTGGACCAGGCGCTGAAGCCCACCAAGCCCATGCGCTTCCTGGGCGACGAGGAGACGGTGCGCAAGGCCATGGAGGCCGTGGCCGCCCAGGGCAAGGCCAAGTGA
- the DBNL gene encoding drebrin-like protein isoform X1 yields MAVNLSRNGPALQDAYMRVVDEKSPTDWALFTYEGNSNDIRVAGTGEGGLEEMAEELNSGKVMYAFCRVKDPNSGLPKFVLINWTGEGVNDVRKGACANHVSTMAGFLKGAHVTINARAEEDVEPECIMQKVARASGANYAFHKESGRFQDTGPQAPVGSVYQKTNAVSEIKRVGKDSFWAKAEKEEENRRLEEKRRAEEERRRLEQERRERELREAALREQRYQEQGEAAQSRKFEQHEVASRNRQEQEPACQLPAHPREIFKQKERAMSTTSIPSPQPGKLRSPFLQKQLTQPETSLSRESAPAASRPAADLHEEPVPSAPPCPVQVEEEEEAVYEEPPEQETLYEEPPMVQLQEASSAHVDHYPGLSGKGLCARALYDYQAADETEISFDPENLITGIEVIDEGWWRGYGPDGHFGMFPANYVELIE; encoded by the exons ATGGCTGTGAACCTGAGCCGGAATGGGCCGGCGCTGCAGGACGCCTACATGCGAGTGGTCGACGAGAAGTCCCCGACCGACTG GGCCCTCTTTACCTACGAAGGCAACAGCAATGACATTCGTGTGGCCGGCACCGGGG AGGGGGGCCTGGAGGAGATGGCGGAGGAGCTCAACAGCGGGAAGGTCATGTACGCCTTCTGCAGGGTGAAGGACCCCAACTCCGGCCTGCCCAAGTTCGTCCTCATCAACTGG ACGGGCGAGGGTGTGAATGACGTGCGGAAGGGAGCTTGCGCCAACCACGTCAGCACCATGGCCGGCTTCCTGAAG GGGGCCCACGTGACCATCAACGCCAGGGCCGAGGAGGACGTGGAGCCCGAGTGCATCATGCAGAAGGTGGCCAGGGCCTCGGGCGCCAACTACGCCTTCCACAAGGAGAGTGGCCGATTCCAGGACACGGGCCCCCAGGCCCCAGTG GGCTCCGTGTACCAGAAGACCAATGCTGTGTCTGAGATCAAGAGGGTTGGCAAGGACAGCTTCTGGGCCAAAGCAGAG aaggaggaggagaaccGCAGGCTGGAGGAGAAGCGGCGGGCGGAGGAGGAGCGGCGGCGGCTGGAGCAGGAGCGCCGGGAGCGGGAGCTGCGCGAGGCTGCCCTCCGGGAGCAGCGCTACCAGGAGCAGGGCGAGGCTGCCCAGAG caggaagtTTGAGCAGCATGAAGTGGCTTCGAGAAACCGCCAGGAGCAG GAGCCTGCCTGTCAGCTGCCAGCACACCCACGCGAGATTTTCAAGCAGAAGGAGAGGGCCATGTCCACCACCTCtatccccagcccccagccag GCAAGCTGAGGAGCCCCTTCCTGCAGAAGCAGCTCACCCAGCCCGAGACCTCCCTCAGCAGAGAGTCAGCCCCTGCCGCCTCAAGGCCCGCGGCAG ATCTCCACGAGGAGCCGGTGCCCAGCGCCCCTCCGTGTCCTgtgcaggtggaggaggaggaggaggctgtgtacgaggagcccccagagcaggaGACCCTCTACGAGGAGCCTCCAATG GTGCAGCTGCAAGAGGCCAGTTCGGCACACGTTGACCACTACCCAGGGCTGAGTGGCAAAGGGCTCTGTGCCCGGGCCCTGTACGACTACCAGGCAG CCGACGAGACCGAGATCTCCTTTGACCCTGAGAACCTCATCACGGGCATTGAAGTGATTGACGAAGGCTGGTGGCGCGGCTACGGGCCCGACGGCCACTTTGGCATGTTTCCTGCCAACTACGTGGAGCTCATTGAGTAA
- the DBNL gene encoding drebrin-like protein isoform X2, translating to MAVNLSRNGPALQDAYMRVVDEKSPTDWALFTYEGNSNDIRVAGTGEGGLEEMAEELNSGKVMYAFCRVKDPNSGLPKFVLINWTGEGVNDVRKGACANHVSTMAGFLKGAHVTINARAEEDVEPECIMQKVARASGANYAFHKESGRFQDTGPQAPVGSVYQKTNAVSEIKRVGKDSFWAKAEKEEENRRLEEKRRAEEERRRLEQERRERELREAALREQRYQEQGEAAQRKFEQHEVASRNRQEQEPACQLPAHPREIFKQKERAMSTTSIPSPQPGKLRSPFLQKQLTQPETSLSRESAPAASRPAADLHEEPVPSAPPCPVQVEEEEEAVYEEPPEQETLYEEPPMVQLQEASSAHVDHYPGLSGKGLCARALYDYQAADETEISFDPENLITGIEVIDEGWWRGYGPDGHFGMFPANYVELIE from the exons ATGGCTGTGAACCTGAGCCGGAATGGGCCGGCGCTGCAGGACGCCTACATGCGAGTGGTCGACGAGAAGTCCCCGACCGACTG GGCCCTCTTTACCTACGAAGGCAACAGCAATGACATTCGTGTGGCCGGCACCGGGG AGGGGGGCCTGGAGGAGATGGCGGAGGAGCTCAACAGCGGGAAGGTCATGTACGCCTTCTGCAGGGTGAAGGACCCCAACTCCGGCCTGCCCAAGTTCGTCCTCATCAACTGG ACGGGCGAGGGTGTGAATGACGTGCGGAAGGGAGCTTGCGCCAACCACGTCAGCACCATGGCCGGCTTCCTGAAG GGGGCCCACGTGACCATCAACGCCAGGGCCGAGGAGGACGTGGAGCCCGAGTGCATCATGCAGAAGGTGGCCAGGGCCTCGGGCGCCAACTACGCCTTCCACAAGGAGAGTGGCCGATTCCAGGACACGGGCCCCCAGGCCCCAGTG GGCTCCGTGTACCAGAAGACCAATGCTGTGTCTGAGATCAAGAGGGTTGGCAAGGACAGCTTCTGGGCCAAAGCAGAG aaggaggaggagaaccGCAGGCTGGAGGAGAAGCGGCGGGCGGAGGAGGAGCGGCGGCGGCTGGAGCAGGAGCGCCGGGAGCGGGAGCTGCGCGAGGCTGCCCTCCGGGAGCAGCGCTACCAGGAGCAGGGCGAGGCTGCCCAGAG gaagtTTGAGCAGCATGAAGTGGCTTCGAGAAACCGCCAGGAGCAG GAGCCTGCCTGTCAGCTGCCAGCACACCCACGCGAGATTTTCAAGCAGAAGGAGAGGGCCATGTCCACCACCTCtatccccagcccccagccag GCAAGCTGAGGAGCCCCTTCCTGCAGAAGCAGCTCACCCAGCCCGAGACCTCCCTCAGCAGAGAGTCAGCCCCTGCCGCCTCAAGGCCCGCGGCAG ATCTCCACGAGGAGCCGGTGCCCAGCGCCCCTCCGTGTCCTgtgcaggtggaggaggaggaggaggctgtgtacgaggagcccccagagcaggaGACCCTCTACGAGGAGCCTCCAATG GTGCAGCTGCAAGAGGCCAGTTCGGCACACGTTGACCACTACCCAGGGCTGAGTGGCAAAGGGCTCTGTGCCCGGGCCCTGTACGACTACCAGGCAG CCGACGAGACCGAGATCTCCTTTGACCCTGAGAACCTCATCACGGGCATTGAAGTGATTGACGAAGGCTGGTGGCGCGGCTACGGGCCCGACGGCCACTTTGGCATGTTTCCTGCCAACTACGTGGAGCTCATTGAGTAA